A region of Streptomyces deccanensis DNA encodes the following proteins:
- a CDS encoding GH92 family glycosyl hydrolase, producing the protein MRHRRSSTAVLGAVAFALVVASQGAAVALPDRPAAGAREFGSSFEPDDPDPDWISTVDTAPDGSPRASGVDGGYTTGIPGNITDRVTGVRASGENTDGGEVKENLVDGEPGTKWLTFQPTGWAEFDLAAPAEVVTYALTSANDFETRDPKDWALKGSTDGKEWKTLDTRSGESFAERFQTKSYDIPRDAVAGYRHFRLDITRNNGASMITQLADVQFSTGGGQAPPPKEMLSLVDRGPSGSATAKSGAGFTGKRALRYAGRHTADGPAHSYNKIFDVHVAVERDTELAYRIFPSMADGDLDYAATHVSVDLVFTDGTSLSELGAVDSHGFPLSPRGQGAAKVLYVNQWNDVVARIGSVAAGRTVDRILVAYDSPEGPARFRGWLDDVTLRVRAPERPKAHLSDYAVTTRGTNSSGGFSRGNNFPATAVPHGFNFWTPVTNAGSLSWLYDYARANNADNLPTVQAFSASHEPSPWMGDRQTFQVMPSAAAGTPELSRTTRALAFRHENETARPYYYGVRFENGVRAEMAPTDHAAALRFTYPGDDASVIFDNVTDQAGLTLDKDNGVVTGFSDVKSGLSAGATRLFVYGVFDAPVTDGGSTGVKGHLRFDAGADRTVTLRLATSLISLDQAKDNLRQEIPEGTSFGAVKNRARAQWDRVLGKVEVEGATPDQLTTLYSNLYRLYLYPNSGFEKVGSTYKYASPFSPMTGPDTPTHTGAKIVDGKVYVNNGFWDTYRTTWPAYALLTPGKAGEMVDGFVQQYKDGGWTSRWSSPGYADLMTGTSSDVAFADAYVKGVDFDAKSAYEAALKNATVVPPSAGVGRKGMATSPFLGYTSTDTHEGLSWALEGYLNDYGIARMGQALYRETGEKRYREEAAYFLNRARNYVELFDTKAGFFQGRDGTGAWRVDSAAYDPRVWGHDYTETNGWGYAFTAPQDSKGLANLYGGRGGLAKKLDTYFSTPETASPDLIGSYPGVIHEMTEARDVRMGMYGHSNQVAHHAIYMYDAAGQPWKAQEKVREVLSRLYVGSGIGQGYHGDEDNGEQSAWYLFSALGFYPLVMGSGEYAVGSPLFTKATVHLDNGRDLVVEAPRNSARNVYVQGLKVNGKAWTSTSLPHSLISRGGVLTFDMGPRPSRWGTGESAAPVSITKDDKVPAPRADAIEGEGALFDDTSSTKAAVGTVALPTPARTKAVQYTLTSADRAEAPDGWTLQASTDGTTWKTLDRRSGESFAWDRQTRAFSVPAPRAYDHYRLVLDGTATLAEVELLS; encoded by the coding sequence ATGCGGCACAGACGGAGTTCCACGGCGGTGCTCGGCGCCGTCGCGTTCGCTCTGGTGGTGGCCTCGCAGGGCGCGGCCGTCGCGTTACCGGACCGACCGGCGGCCGGTGCCCGGGAGTTCGGCTCCTCGTTCGAACCGGACGACCCGGACCCCGACTGGATCAGCACGGTCGACACCGCGCCGGACGGCTCCCCCCGGGCCTCGGGGGTCGACGGCGGCTACACCACCGGCATCCCGGGCAACATCACCGACCGGGTCACCGGGGTCCGGGCCAGCGGCGAGAACACCGACGGCGGCGAGGTGAAGGAGAACCTCGTCGACGGCGAACCCGGCACCAAGTGGCTCACCTTCCAGCCCACCGGCTGGGCCGAGTTCGACCTCGCCGCCCCGGCCGAGGTGGTGACCTACGCGTTGACGTCGGCAAACGACTTCGAGACGCGCGACCCGAAGGACTGGGCCCTCAAGGGTTCCACCGACGGCAAGGAGTGGAAGACCCTCGACACCCGCTCCGGCGAGAGCTTCGCCGAACGGTTCCAGACGAAGTCGTACGACATCCCCCGCGACGCGGTGGCCGGGTACCGGCACTTCCGGCTCGACATCACCCGGAACAACGGCGCGTCGATGATCACCCAGCTCGCCGATGTGCAGTTCTCCACGGGCGGCGGGCAGGCGCCCCCGCCGAAGGAGATGCTCTCGCTGGTCGACCGGGGCCCGAGCGGATCCGCGACCGCGAAGTCCGGCGCGGGCTTCACCGGCAAGCGGGCCCTGCGGTACGCGGGCCGCCACACGGCGGACGGACCGGCCCACTCGTACAACAAGATCTTCGACGTGCACGTGGCCGTCGAACGCGACACCGAGCTGGCCTACCGGATCTTCCCGTCGATGGCGGACGGCGATCTGGACTACGCCGCGACCCACGTCTCGGTCGACCTGGTCTTCACCGACGGCACCTCCCTCAGCGAGCTGGGTGCGGTGGACAGCCACGGCTTCCCGCTCTCGCCGCGCGGGCAGGGCGCGGCGAAGGTGCTGTATGTCAACCAGTGGAACGACGTGGTCGCGCGGATCGGGTCGGTCGCCGCCGGCCGGACCGTGGACCGGATCCTGGTGGCCTACGACTCGCCCGAGGGCCCGGCGCGGTTCCGCGGCTGGCTCGACGACGTGACCCTGCGGGTCCGGGCGCCCGAGCGGCCGAAGGCACACCTGTCCGACTACGCGGTGACCACCAGGGGAACGAACTCCAGCGGCGGTTTCTCCCGCGGCAACAACTTCCCGGCGACGGCGGTGCCCCATGGCTTCAACTTCTGGACGCCGGTCACCAACGCGGGTTCGCTGAGTTGGCTGTACGACTACGCGCGCGCCAACAACGCGGACAACCTGCCGACCGTTCAGGCCTTCAGCGCCAGCCATGAGCCGAGTCCCTGGATGGGCGACCGGCAGACCTTCCAGGTGATGCCCTCGGCAGCCGCCGGAACACCCGAACTGAGCCGCACCACACGGGCGTTGGCCTTCCGGCACGAGAACGAGACGGCCCGGCCGTACTACTACGGGGTGCGCTTCGAGAACGGCGTCAGGGCCGAGATGGCGCCCACCGACCACGCGGCGGCGCTGCGCTTCACCTACCCCGGCGACGACGCGAGCGTGATCTTCGACAACGTGACCGACCAGGCGGGGCTGACCCTGGACAAGGACAACGGGGTCGTCACAGGATTCTCGGATGTGAAGTCCGGCCTGTCGGCGGGAGCGACCCGGCTCTTCGTGTACGGGGTCTTCGACGCGCCCGTCACGGACGGCGGCTCGACCGGGGTGAAGGGCCACCTCCGCTTCGACGCGGGCGCGGACCGTACGGTGACCCTCCGCCTCGCGACCTCCCTCATCAGCCTGGACCAGGCGAAGGACAACCTGCGCCAGGAGATCCCGGAGGGCACGTCCTTCGGAGCCGTGAAGAACCGGGCACGGGCGCAGTGGGACCGCGTGCTGGGGAAGGTGGAGGTCGAGGGCGCCACCCCCGACCAGCTGACCACGCTGTACTCCAACCTCTACCGGCTCTACCTGTACCCCAACTCCGGCTTCGAGAAGGTGGGTTCGACGTACAAGTACGCCTCGCCGTTCTCGCCCATGACCGGTCCGGACACCCCGACCCACACCGGCGCGAAGATCGTCGACGGCAAGGTCTACGTCAACAACGGCTTCTGGGACACCTACCGGACCACCTGGCCCGCGTACGCGCTGCTGACGCCCGGCAAGGCGGGTGAGATGGTCGACGGCTTCGTGCAGCAGTACAAGGACGGCGGCTGGACCTCCCGGTGGTCCTCCCCCGGCTACGCGGACCTGATGACCGGCACCTCGTCGGACGTGGCGTTCGCGGACGCATACGTCAAGGGTGTCGACTTCGACGCGAAGTCGGCGTACGAGGCGGCCCTGAAGAACGCCACCGTCGTACCACCGTCGGCGGGCGTCGGCCGCAAGGGCATGGCCACCTCCCCCTTCCTCGGCTACACCTCCACCGACACCCACGAGGGCCTGTCCTGGGCCCTGGAGGGCTACCTCAACGACTACGGCATCGCGCGCATGGGTCAGGCGCTGTACCGGGAGACCGGCGAGAAGCGCTACCGGGAGGAGGCGGCGTACTTCCTCAACAGGGCCCGCAACTATGTCGAGTTGTTCGACACGAAGGCCGGCTTCTTCCAGGGCCGGGACGGCACCGGTGCCTGGCGGGTCGACTCCGCGGCCTACGACCCCCGGGTCTGGGGCCACGACTACACGGAGACCAACGGCTGGGGATACGCCTTCACCGCGCCGCAGGACAGCAAGGGCCTGGCCAACCTGTACGGCGGTCGCGGCGGGCTGGCGAAGAAGCTGGACACCTACTTCTCCACCCCGGAGACGGCCTCCCCCGACCTCATCGGCTCCTACCCCGGCGTCATCCACGAGATGACCGAGGCCCGGGACGTCCGGATGGGCATGTACGGCCACTCCAACCAGGTCGCCCACCACGCGATCTACATGTACGACGCCGCCGGGCAGCCGTGGAAGGCCCAGGAGAAGGTCCGCGAGGTGCTCTCCCGCCTCTACGTGGGCAGCGGCATCGGCCAGGGTTACCACGGCGACGAGGACAACGGAGAGCAGTCCGCCTGGTACCTCTTCTCCGCGCTCGGCTTCTACCCGCTGGTGATGGGCAGCGGCGAATACGCCGTCGGCTCCCCGCTGTTCACCAAGGCGACCGTCCACCTGGACAACGGCAGGGACCTGGTGGTCGAGGCCCCGAGGAACAGCGCCAGGAACGTGTACGTGCAGGGACTGAAGGTCAACGGCAAGGCCTGGACGTCGACTTCGCTGCCGCACTCGCTCATCTCGCGCGGCGGTGTGCTGACGTTCGACATGGGGCCGCGGCCCTCCCGCTGGGGCACGGGCGAGAGCGCCGCTCCGGTGTCGATCACGAAGGACGACAAGGTGCCCGCCCCTCGTGCGGACGCCATCGAGGGCGAGGGGGCGCTGTTCGACGACACGTCGTCGACGAAGGCCGCCGTGGGGACGGTGGCGCTGCCGACTCCCGCCCGGACCAAGGCGGTTCAGTACACGCTGACCTCCGCCGACCGCGCCGAGGCCCCGGACGGCTGGACCCTGCAGGCCTCCACGGACGGCACGACCTGGAAGACCCTCGACAGACGCTCCGGCGAGTCCTTCGCCTGGGACCGCCAGACCCGGGCCTTCTCCGTCCCGGCCCCGAGGGCGTACGACCACTACCGGCTCGTCCTCGACGGGACGGCGACGCTCGCGGAGGTGGAGCTGCTGTCCTGA
- the ngcE gene encoding N-acetylglucosamine/diacetylchitobiose ABC transporter substrate-binding protein, with amino-acid sequence MGSTTAEHDHGPEGADTTHPEGVGRRDLIKRSAALGLITVPTMSFLSACASGGGGDDTSEDSQGKTSESNPFGVKKGSKLDVVIFKGGYGDAYAKAWEAAFQKKWGVTSTHTGTQEITGKLQPRFNAGNPPDIVDDSGAQQIPIDVLYKNDQLLDLAAVLDAPSVDDPAKKVRDTLIPGTLDAGMQEDKIVALNYIYTVWGLWYSGKLFKENGWEEPKTWADFLTICKEAKAKDIGGLAHQGKYPYYINVAIMDLIAKTGGLDAMKAIDNLDPKAFVGSDAAKAGVEAIYEVVEKGYLMPGTNGLTHTESQTRWNQYKAVFITSGSWLENEQLKQTPDDFDMKFMPMPLLPDSVMPFEAIRAGSGEPFIIPAKAKNLPAAKEFMRMMLSKEWSTLFAKEANSLTILKDGVDAGVQLRPGTQSTVEASKAAGDNTFRYLYTEWYSEMDTAIQNASNELMAKRIQPAEWLKRAQAAVDKQAKDPESKKNRRD; translated from the coding sequence ATGGGATCCACTACCGCCGAGCACGACCACGGCCCCGAAGGCGCCGACACCACCCACCCCGAGGGCGTCGGCCGCCGCGATCTGATCAAGCGTTCCGCCGCGCTGGGCCTGATCACCGTCCCCACGATGAGCTTCCTGTCCGCGTGCGCCAGCGGGGGAGGCGGGGACGACACCTCCGAGGACAGTCAGGGCAAGACCTCCGAGTCCAATCCCTTCGGCGTGAAGAAGGGCAGCAAGCTCGACGTCGTCATCTTCAAGGGCGGCTACGGCGACGCCTACGCCAAGGCCTGGGAGGCCGCGTTCCAGAAGAAGTGGGGAGTCACCTCCACCCACACCGGCACCCAGGAGATCACCGGCAAGCTCCAGCCGCGGTTCAACGCGGGCAACCCCCCGGACATCGTCGACGACTCCGGCGCCCAGCAGATCCCGATCGACGTCCTCTACAAGAACGACCAGCTCCTCGACCTCGCCGCGGTGCTGGACGCCCCCTCGGTCGACGACCCGGCCAAGAAGGTCCGCGACACCCTCATCCCCGGCACGCTCGACGCGGGCATGCAGGAGGACAAGATCGTCGCGCTCAACTACATCTACACGGTGTGGGGCCTGTGGTACTCCGGCAAGCTGTTCAAGGAGAACGGCTGGGAGGAGCCCAAGACCTGGGCCGACTTCCTGACCATCTGCAAGGAGGCCAAGGCCAAGGACATCGGCGGCCTCGCCCACCAGGGCAAGTACCCGTACTACATCAACGTCGCCATCATGGACCTGATCGCCAAGACGGGCGGACTGGACGCCATGAAGGCGATCGACAACCTCGACCCGAAGGCGTTCGTCGGCTCCGACGCCGCGAAGGCCGGGGTCGAGGCGATCTACGAGGTCGTCGAGAAGGGCTATCTGATGCCCGGCACCAACGGCCTCACCCACACCGAGTCCCAGACCCGCTGGAACCAGTACAAGGCCGTGTTCATCACCTCCGGCTCCTGGCTGGAGAACGAGCAGCTGAAGCAGACACCGGACGACTTCGACATGAAGTTCATGCCGATGCCGCTGCTGCCGGACAGCGTGATGCCGTTCGAGGCGATCCGGGCGGGCTCCGGCGAGCCGTTCATCATCCCGGCCAAGGCCAAGAACCTGCCGGCCGCCAAGGAATTCATGCGGATGATGCTCTCCAAGGAATGGTCGACGCTGTTCGCCAAGGAGGCCAACTCGCTGACCATCCTCAAGGACGGCGTCGACGCCGGCGTACAACTGCGCCCGGGCACCCAGTCGACGGTCGAGGCATCCAAGGCCGCCGGCGACAACACGTTCCGTTACCTCTACACCGAGTGGTACAGCGAGATGGACACGGCGATCCAGAACGCCTCGAACGAACTGATGGCGAAGCGCATCCAGCCGGCCGAGTGGCTCAAGCGGGCACAGGCCGCGGTGGACAAGCAGGCGAAGGACCCCGAATCCAAGAAGAACCGTCGGGACTAG
- a CDS encoding carbohydrate ABC transporter permease, producing MRKGQNRFVAGFLLAPVALYLIFVIWPYIQTFGYSLTDWKGQSQTFSFIGLDNYTALFEDDIFLQAIWHNILFLVFIPVITILLALFFAFMLNAGGRGRAGGVSGVAGSGFYKIVYFFPQVLSLAILAVLFGAVYRSDSGGMVNGLLMKLGLVDESAPVEWLNEPNMVLWALILVVVWHGVGFYLVLFSAAMQAIPRDIYEAALIDGAGRAHTFFRITLPLLWDSVQTAWVYLGIAAMDMFILVSTMTAGEYGGGPDHHSEVMATVMMRNFLLYGRSGYACAMGVVMLLLTLIVSVVMLRATRRERVEF from the coding sequence ATGCGTAAAGGGCAGAACCGGTTCGTCGCGGGGTTTCTCCTGGCCCCCGTGGCGCTTTATCTGATCTTCGTGATCTGGCCCTACATCCAGACGTTCGGCTATTCGCTGACGGACTGGAAGGGGCAGTCGCAGACCTTCTCCTTCATCGGCCTCGACAACTACACCGCGTTGTTCGAGGACGACATCTTCCTGCAGGCGATCTGGCACAACATCCTGTTCCTGGTGTTCATCCCGGTCATCACCATCCTGCTCGCGCTGTTCTTCGCGTTCATGCTGAACGCGGGCGGGCGCGGCCGGGCCGGCGGGGTGTCGGGGGTCGCCGGCTCGGGCTTCTACAAGATCGTGTACTTCTTCCCGCAGGTGCTGTCGCTGGCGATCCTCGCGGTGCTGTTCGGCGCCGTGTACCGCAGCGACAGCGGCGGCATGGTCAACGGCCTGCTGATGAAGCTGGGGCTGGTCGACGAGAGCGCTCCCGTCGAGTGGCTGAACGAGCCGAACATGGTGCTCTGGGCCCTCATCCTGGTCGTCGTCTGGCACGGCGTCGGCTTCTACCTCGTGCTGTTCTCCGCCGCCATGCAGGCCATCCCACGCGACATCTACGAGGCCGCGCTGATCGACGGCGCGGGCCGCGCCCACACCTTCTTCCGCATCACCCTGCCGCTGCTGTGGGACTCCGTGCAGACCGCCTGGGTCTACCTCGGCATCGCGGCCATGGACATGTTCATCCTGGTCTCGACCATGACCGCGGGGGAGTACGGCGGCGGCCCCGACCACCACAGCGAGGTCATGGCGACCGTGATGATGCGGAACTTCCTGCTGTACGGCAGGAGCGGCTACGCCTGCGCGATGGGCGTCGTGATGCTGCTCCTCACCCTGATCGTGTCGGTGGTCATGCTGCGCGCCACCCGTCGCGAGCGCGTCGAGTTCTGA
- a CDS encoding carbohydrate ABC transporter permease, which translates to MSAPLKTASRGDSVPTGPTVDKGRTGPGDERGEGVVLNVFSHGFLALWALLIVLPLLWLVLSSFKTDAQIGGSAFGWPENWTLDVFSRAWDKGIGDYFVNTVIVLVFSVPLTMLFGSMAAYVLARYPFRGNRLLYYFFVAGAMFPVFLALVPLFFMVKRLDMLNTYQGLILVYVAYSLPFTVFFMHAFFRTLPTAVFEAAILDGASHTRTFFQVMLPMAKPGLISVGIFNTLGQWNQFILPTVLMQPQSGDDPERYVLTQGLIQLQQQQGYASDLPVLFAGVTIAMIPMLVVYLSFQRQVQAGLTSATLK; encoded by the coding sequence ATGAGTGCACCCCTCAAGACCGCCTCGCGCGGCGACTCGGTCCCCACCGGCCCGACGGTGGACAAGGGCCGGACCGGACCCGGCGACGAGCGCGGCGAAGGCGTCGTCCTGAACGTCTTCTCGCACGGCTTCCTCGCCCTGTGGGCCCTGCTGATCGTGCTGCCGCTGCTGTGGCTGGTGCTCAGCTCCTTCAAGACCGACGCCCAGATCGGCGGCTCGGCCTTCGGCTGGCCCGAGAACTGGACCCTGGACGTCTTCTCCCGGGCCTGGGACAAGGGCATCGGCGACTACTTCGTCAACACGGTCATCGTGCTGGTCTTCTCCGTGCCGCTGACCATGCTGTTCGGCTCGATGGCCGCGTACGTCCTGGCCCGCTACCCGTTCCGGGGCAACCGGCTGCTGTACTACTTCTTCGTCGCCGGCGCGATGTTCCCCGTGTTCCTGGCCCTGGTGCCGTTGTTCTTCATGGTCAAACGGCTGGACATGCTGAACACCTACCAGGGGCTGATCCTGGTGTACGTCGCCTACTCGCTGCCGTTCACCGTGTTCTTCATGCACGCGTTCTTCCGGACGCTGCCCACCGCGGTGTTCGAGGCGGCCATCCTCGACGGGGCCTCGCACACCCGGACGTTCTTCCAGGTCATGCTGCCGATGGCGAAGCCCGGACTGATCAGCGTCGGGATCTTCAACACCTTGGGGCAGTGGAACCAGTTCATCCTGCCGACGGTCCTCATGCAGCCGCAGAGCGGAGACGATCCCGAGCGCTACGTCCTCACCCAGGGCCTCATCCAGCTCCAGCAGCAGCAGGGCTACGCCTCCGACCTGCCCGTCCTGTTCGCCGGTGTCACCATCGCCATGATCCCCATGCTGGTGGTCTATCTCTCCTTCCAGCGCCAGGTGCAGGCGGGCCTCACCTCGGCCACCCTCAAGTAG
- a CDS encoding ROK family transcriptional regulator, translating into METPGSQSSLHRANLERVVRAVRLAGSLTQAEIARTTGLSAATVSNIVRELKDGGTVEVTPTSAGGRRARAVSLSGDAGIVIGVDFGHTHLRVAIGNLAHQVLAEEAEPLDVDASSTQGFDRAEQLVTRLVEATGVDRTKIAGVGLGVPGPIDVESGTLGSTAILPGWTGTKPAAEMQHRLGVPVHVDNDANLGALGELVWGSGRGVRDLAYIKVSSGVGAGLVIDGKIYRGPGGTAGEIGHITLDESGPVCRCGNRGCLETFAAARYVLPLLQSSHGTDLTMEGVVRLARDGDPGCRRVIADVGRHIGSGVANLCNLLNPSRVVLGGDLAEAGELVLGPIRESVGRYAIPSAARQLSVLPGALGGRAEVLGALALALSEMGDSTLLDGTLTAATPVFT; encoded by the coding sequence ATGGAGACTCCGGGGTCGCAGTCGTCGCTGCACCGAGCAAATCTCGAGCGCGTCGTACGGGCGGTGCGTCTCGCCGGGTCGCTCACGCAGGCGGAGATCGCCAGGACCACCGGCCTGTCCGCGGCCACGGTCTCCAACATCGTGCGCGAGCTCAAGGACGGGGGAACCGTCGAGGTCACACCCACGTCGGCGGGTGGCCGCCGGGCGCGTGCGGTCTCGCTGAGCGGGGACGCCGGAATCGTGATCGGCGTCGACTTCGGGCACACGCATTTGCGCGTCGCGATCGGGAATCTGGCCCATCAGGTGCTCGCCGAGGAGGCCGAGCCGCTGGATGTGGACGCCTCCTCGACCCAGGGTTTCGACCGGGCGGAGCAGCTGGTCACCCGCCTGGTCGAGGCCACCGGGGTGGACCGTACGAAGATCGCGGGGGTGGGCCTCGGCGTGCCCGGCCCGATCGACGTCGAGTCCGGGACGCTCGGCTCCACCGCGATCCTGCCGGGCTGGACCGGCACCAAGCCCGCCGCCGAGATGCAGCACCGCCTGGGCGTCCCGGTGCACGTGGACAACGACGCCAACCTCGGCGCCCTCGGTGAGCTGGTCTGGGGCAGCGGCCGGGGGGTGCGGGACCTGGCCTACATCAAGGTCTCCAGCGGCGTTGGTGCCGGACTGGTGATCGATGGCAAGATCTACCGGGGCCCGGGTGGCACAGCGGGAGAAATCGGGCATATTACTCTTGATGAATCCGGCCCGGTCTGCCGCTGCGGCAACCGCGGCTGCCTGGAGACCTTCGCTGCCGCGCGCTATGTGCTGCCGCTCCTCCAGTCCAGCCACGGCACCGACCTGACCATGGAAGGGGTCGTACGGTTGGCGAGGGACGGGGACCCGGGCTGCCGTCGGGTGATCGCCGACGTCGGCCGACACATCGGAAGTGGAGTCGCCAATCTCTGCAACTTGTTGAACCCGAGCCGCGTGGTCCTCGGTGGCGATCTCGCCGAGGCCGGAGAGCTGGTTCTCGGACCCATAAGGGAGTCGGTCGGCCGGTACGCGATCCCGAGTGCCGCACGTCAACTCTCAGTGCTGCCAGGGGCACTTGGCGGCCGTGCCGAGGTCCTCGGGGCCCTGGCGCTGGCCCTCAGCGAGATGGGTGATTCCACCCTTTTGGACGGGACCCTCACCGCGGCAACCCCTGTCTTCACTTAG
- a CDS encoding sugar ABC transporter substrate-binding protein gives MRRVVIGATAVSLALSVAACGKAGDDNDSDSGSSGGDSKTIGLLLPDNVTARYEKFDRPYFEDKVEELCDDCKVEYANAAADPTKQAQQMSTMVTKGVKVIVVSAQDSAAIKSSIQSAVDKGVKVVAYDRLAQGPVSAYVSFDNVKVGELQGEALLAALGDKATPKAKVVMINGDDADPNAGQFKEGAHKALDGKVDIAYEQSGLWKDTVAAQKMSAAITQLGAKNIAGVYAANDGMAGGIANTLKGAKISGIPLTGQDAELAAIQRIVAGTQSSTVYKAYKPEADTAAELAVNLLEDKDIKSLADTEVTSGSGDKVPAKLLTPVSVTKDNISDTVVKDGLYKVTDICTPEFAKACKEAGLE, from the coding sequence ATGCGTAGAGTCGTGATCGGCGCCACCGCGGTTTCGCTGGCGCTCTCCGTGGCCGCCTGTGGCAAGGCCGGCGACGACAACGACTCGGACAGCGGCAGCAGCGGTGGCGACAGCAAGACGATCGGTCTGCTCCTGCCCGACAACGTCACCGCGCGCTACGAGAAGTTCGACCGTCCGTACTTCGAGGACAAGGTCGAGGAGCTCTGCGACGACTGCAAGGTCGAGTACGCGAACGCTGCCGCCGACCCCACCAAGCAGGCTCAGCAGATGAGCACCATGGTGACCAAGGGCGTCAAGGTCATCGTCGTCTCCGCCCAGGACTCCGCCGCCATCAAGTCCTCCATCCAGTCCGCGGTGGACAAGGGCGTCAAGGTCGTCGCCTACGACCGTCTGGCCCAGGGCCCGGTCTCGGCCTACGTCTCCTTCGACAACGTCAAGGTCGGCGAGCTGCAGGGCGAGGCCCTCCTCGCCGCGCTCGGCGACAAGGCGACCCCGAAGGCCAAGGTCGTCATGATCAACGGCGACGACGCGGACCCGAACGCCGGTCAGTTCAAGGAGGGCGCGCACAAGGCCCTCGACGGCAAGGTCGACATCGCCTACGAGCAGTCCGGCCTCTGGAAGGACACGGTCGCCGCCCAGAAGATGTCCGCGGCCATCACCCAGCTGGGCGCCAAGAACATCGCGGGCGTCTACGCCGCCAACGACGGCATGGCCGGTGGCATCGCCAACACCCTCAAGGGCGCGAAGATCAGCGGCATTCCGCTGACGGGCCAGGACGCCGAACTCGCCGCCATCCAGCGGATCGTCGCCGGCACGCAGTCCTCCACGGTCTACAAGGCCTACAAGCCGGAGGCCGACACGGCCGCCGAGCTCGCGGTCAACCTGCTGGAGGACAAGGACATCAAGTCCCTGGCCGACACCGAGGTGACCAGCGGGTCCGGCGACAAGGTCCCGGCGAAGCTGCTGACCCCGGTCTCCGTGACCAAGGACAACATCAGCGACACGGTGGTCAAGGACGGCCTCTACAAGGTCACCGACATCTGCACCCCCGAGTTCGCCAAGGCCTGCAAGGAGGCCGGCCTCGAGTAG